The Xyrauchen texanus isolate HMW12.3.18 chromosome 38, RBS_HiC_50CHRs, whole genome shotgun sequence genome window below encodes:
- the LOC127631713 gene encoding uncharacterized protein LOC127631713: MQWTCKQCIFSTDKKRTVVETLSPKTWRLYSATTNTMSSSRLLMHLPTAETEIVEAELPVKTLKERWPALFTERQVFAEFNRIAATNLNSDFFGAIDRYTPRFLAIFKSKKGSVGEKLAEIVQQIDSRKPDVTAVRTLVLQGISVLLGDDSSTFYSTCFDSDSNEAWAQVSVGLLTVISEDALLSPNHLHLDPVSTAIILEGGIVMDNLENLPQALCLLFGLSYALHLDYPKPMKNTFGFIQRVMLGLGENKLPQTSKS; encoded by the exons ATGCAGTGGACCTGTAAGCAGTGTATTTTTTCTACAGACAAAAAGAGGACAGTTGTTGAAACACTATCGCCTAAAACATGGAGGCTTTACTCGGCAACAACCAATACCATGTCTTCATCACGATTGCTTATGCACCTTCCCACTGCGGAGACGGAGATTGTGGAGGCTGAACTTCCAGTGAAAACCCTGAAGGAGCGCTGGCCAGCCCTTTTTACAGAAAGACAA GTGTTTGCTGAGTTCAACAGGATAGCTGCGACTAACTTGAATAGTGACTTTTTTGGTGCTATTGACCGCTACACACCACGCTTTCTTGCAATTTTCAAGTCCAAGAAAGGAAGTGTTGGAGAGAAACTGGCTGAAATTGTGCAACAAATTGATTCAAGG AAACCAGATGTGACAGCAGTGCGTACCCTTGTTCTCCAAGGCATCTCTGTTCTGCTTGGTGATGACTCCAGTACATTCTACAGCACCTGCTTT GATTCTGACAGTAATGAGGCCTGGGCTCAGGTATCTGTAGGGTTGTTGACTGTCATCAGTGAAGATGCGCTCCTCTCTCCAAATCATCTCCATCTTGACCCGGTGTCTACTGCCATCATTCTGGAAGGAGGTATTGTAATGGACAATCTCGAGAACCTACCTCAAGCACTTTGCCTCTTGTTTGGACTCTCATATGCGCTACACTTGGACTACCCAAAAccaatgaaaaacacatttggttTTATTCAACGAGTGATGCTTGGCCTG